In Opitutaceae bacterium TAV5, one genomic interval encodes:
- a CDS encoding sulfite reductase, producing the protein MSVEDIKRGSRGLRCSLAEALNSTASHFGEDDFQLLKFHGSYQQDDRDQRIERRRAGLDKAWQFMVRSKIPGGALTAAQYLVHDRMADTLANGTLRLTNRQGIQMHGVLFGSLRECIRQINACGLTTWGACGDIVRNTMACATPLRDAVHREVQALAAEISRTFYARSRGYSEIWLDGEKLPLMPEETDDPVYGQAWLPRKFKIGIAVTPRNDVDVFSHGAGLVAHVVDGNIEGYSVFVGGGFGMAHGVVKTRPALAQPLFYVPKGKIIDALKAIVAAQRDHGRRDDRKQARLKYLILTRGVDWFRDEVLGRFGEAVEPAKSFRFETVEDLLGWYEQGDGRLFCGLWISDGRIQDVDTVMPAWRSAVREVLVRLGCPLRITPNANLQLCDIAPSDRDAVDSILASHRVPAPAALTRARLMSHACVALPTCGLALAESERVFQGVLDRVDEILHDLGLADEPLLIRMTGCPNGCARPYNADIAFVGRAPGKYALYVGGSHRGDRLVSLLEKSVAIEDIPSRVRALLTDFLANRKEDEPFGDYWHRTQKQGESPCSEQFHEELVARARRLQAVGRVAGEE; encoded by the coding sequence ATGAGCGTAGAAGACATCAAAAGAGGCAGCCGCGGCTTGCGCTGCAGTCTGGCCGAAGCCCTGAATTCCACCGCCAGCCATTTCGGCGAGGACGATTTCCAACTCCTGAAATTTCACGGCAGTTATCAGCAGGACGACCGTGACCAGCGCATCGAACGGCGCAGGGCCGGTCTCGACAAGGCCTGGCAATTCATGGTGAGAAGCAAGATTCCCGGCGGGGCGCTTACCGCAGCCCAGTATCTGGTGCATGACCGCATGGCTGACACGTTGGCCAACGGCACTCTCCGCCTGACCAACCGCCAGGGTATCCAGATGCACGGCGTGCTGTTTGGCTCGCTGCGTGAATGTATCCGCCAGATCAATGCCTGCGGCCTCACCACTTGGGGAGCCTGTGGTGACATCGTGCGCAACACCATGGCTTGCGCCACGCCGCTGCGCGATGCGGTGCACCGGGAAGTCCAGGCGCTCGCGGCGGAAATCAGCCGCACGTTCTACGCCCGCAGCCGGGGCTACAGCGAAATATGGCTGGACGGGGAAAAGCTGCCGCTGATGCCCGAAGAAACCGATGATCCGGTGTATGGTCAGGCCTGGTTGCCGCGAAAATTCAAGATCGGCATCGCCGTGACGCCGCGAAACGATGTCGATGTCTTTTCGCACGGTGCCGGGCTGGTCGCTCATGTCGTGGATGGAAACATCGAGGGTTACAGCGTTTTTGTCGGTGGTGGCTTCGGCATGGCTCACGGCGTCGTCAAGACGCGCCCGGCATTGGCCCAGCCGTTGTTCTACGTGCCCAAGGGCAAAATAATCGACGCGCTCAAGGCCATCGTGGCGGCGCAACGCGATCACGGGCGGCGCGACGACCGCAAGCAGGCCCGGCTCAAGTATCTCATCCTGACGCGTGGCGTGGACTGGTTTCGCGATGAAGTTCTCGGCCGTTTCGGCGAGGCGGTCGAGCCCGCCAAATCTTTCCGGTTTGAAACGGTGGAAGATCTGCTGGGCTGGTACGAGCAGGGCGATGGCAGGCTGTTTTGCGGTCTCTGGATTTCGGACGGGCGCATCCAGGATGTGGATACGGTGATGCCGGCCTGGCGGTCCGCCGTGAGGGAAGTGCTTGTCCGGCTGGGTTGTCCGCTGCGGATCACGCCAAACGCCAACCTGCAACTTTGCGACATCGCACCCTCCGATCGTGATGCGGTTGACTCTATCCTTGCAAGCCACCGGGTGCCGGCTCCTGCGGCGCTTACCCGGGCGCGGCTTATGTCACATGCCTGTGTGGCCCTGCCGACCTGCGGACTCGCCCTGGCGGAAAGCGAGCGGGTGTTTCAGGGAGTACTGGATCGCGTTGACGAAATCCTGCATGATCTCGGTTTGGCCGATGAGCCCTTGCTGATCCGCATGACCGGGTGCCCCAACGGGTGTGCCCGTCCTTACAATGCGGACATTGCCTTTGTCGGCCGTGCGCCCGGGAAATACGCTCTGTATGTCGGCGGCTCCCACCGGGGCGACCGCCTCGTGTCGCTGCTGGAGAAATCCGTCGCGATTGAGGACATCCCTTCACGAGTCCGGGCGCTTCTGACCGATTTTCTTGCTAACCGTAAAGAGGACGAACCTTTTGGCGATTATTGGCACCGGACCCAAAAACAGGGGGAGTCTCCCTGTTCAGAGCAGTTTCACGAAGAGCTGGTGGCGCGTGCCCGGCGGCTTCAGGCAGTCGGGCGTGTGGCTGGTGAGGAGTGA
- a CDS encoding glutathione S-transferase — protein sequence MKPTVYQFAYSPYCIPVTAVLRAFGVPFRTAEVPVHRRDAIIRLTAGRYYQVPVIVNGRSVVYETGPDTLDVARYIDRQFADGRLFPAPLEGIQRILIPHIENEVESVTFKLADPHRIPRIRDIVERTESIRHKERRFGKGCLDQWRRDSRILFRQAEALLEPFELMLHQSSFLLGDEPVYADFALAGTIGALTFGGHVPFPSRLTALTRWREELRKWTARGTLKATGRKTPPGPTSRRKTSRRKSS from the coding sequence ATGAAACCAACCGTTTACCAGTTCGCCTACAGCCCTTATTGCATTCCTGTCACCGCGGTTCTCCGGGCTTTCGGAGTGCCTTTCCGGACCGCGGAGGTCCCGGTTCACCGACGCGACGCGATCATTCGCCTCACCGCCGGCCGCTATTACCAGGTCCCCGTCATCGTCAACGGGCGGAGCGTTGTGTATGAAACCGGACCCGATACGCTCGATGTCGCTCGCTACATCGACCGGCAATTCGCTGATGGCCGGCTCTTCCCGGCGCCCCTGGAAGGCATTCAGCGAATCCTGATTCCGCACATCGAAAACGAAGTCGAGTCGGTCACCTTCAAACTGGCGGATCCGCATCGCATTCCCCGGATCAGGGACATCGTGGAGCGGACCGAAAGCATCCGGCACAAGGAACGCCGTTTCGGGAAAGGCTGCCTCGATCAATGGCGGCGCGATTCGAGGATTCTGTTCCGGCAGGCGGAGGCGTTGCTTGAACCGTTCGAGCTGATGTTGCACCAATCGAGCTTCCTTCTCGGCGATGAGCCGGTTTATGCCGATTTTGCCTTGGCCGGAACGATTGGCGCCCTGACCTTCGGCGGCCACGTCCCGTTTCCCTCTCGCCTGACCGCGCTGACAAGGTGGCGAGAGGAATTGCGCAAGTGGACCGCCAGAGGCACGCTCAAAGCAACAGGGCGAAAAACGCCGCCGGGTCCGACTTCCCGGAGAAAGACTTCCCGGAGAAAATCATCCTGA
- a CDS encoding methyltransferase yields MSTTASDSSAPGLSSDGRADFAKLPGHWVLARMGKRVLRPGGLGLTRRLLAALEIGAGDDVVEFAPGLGVTARLTLGRRPASWTGVEREPAAAAQVGRLLAGPAQRCVVGEAGKTGLPGGSASVVYGEAMLTMHGAEQKAEIVREAFRLLRPGGRYGIHEMALAPDSVADSVKRDILHALSGAIRVAARPLTVAEWRIVLEREGFLVRVAETAPMHLLEPRRLIRDEGFWRALRFVFNVLRTPEARRRVRAMRGVFRRFAPHLAAVMLVAEKPADAGSPHSAAAGR; encoded by the coding sequence ATGAGCACCACCGCCTCCGATTCTTCCGCTCCGGGCCTGTCTTCAGACGGCCGGGCCGATTTCGCCAAACTTCCCGGTCACTGGGTTCTTGCCCGCATGGGCAAGCGTGTGCTGCGTCCCGGCGGCCTCGGTCTGACCCGCCGGCTGCTCGCGGCCCTGGAGATCGGGGCGGGCGACGACGTGGTGGAATTCGCGCCCGGCCTGGGGGTGACGGCGCGCCTGACGCTCGGGCGCCGGCCGGCATCCTGGACGGGGGTGGAGCGCGAGCCGGCCGCGGCCGCGCAGGTCGGCCGGTTGCTGGCCGGCCCGGCGCAGCGGTGCGTCGTCGGCGAGGCCGGGAAAACCGGTTTGCCGGGCGGGAGCGCCAGCGTGGTTTACGGGGAGGCGATGCTCACCATGCACGGCGCGGAACAGAAGGCGGAGATCGTGCGCGAGGCGTTTCGCCTGCTGCGGCCGGGCGGGCGCTACGGCATCCACGAAATGGCGCTCGCGCCCGACAGCGTCGCCGACTCCGTCAAACGCGACATCCTGCACGCGCTCTCCGGCGCGATCCGCGTGGCGGCCCGGCCGCTCACCGTCGCCGAATGGAGGATTGTCCTCGAACGCGAGGGCTTTCTCGTGCGCGTCGCGGAGACCGCGCCGATGCACCTGCTGGAGCCGCGACGGCTGATCCGGGACGAGGGTTTCTGGCGGGCGTTGCGGTTTGTCTTCAACGTGCTGCGCACACCGGAAGCGCGCCGCCGCGTGCGGGCCATGCGAGGGGTTTTCCGCCGCTTCGCGCCGCATCTGGCGGCCGTGATGCTCGTGGCGGAGAAGCCCGCAGACGCCGGTTCTCCCCACTCCGCGGCAGCCGGCCGCTGA
- a CDS encoding integrase has translation MALELRKNSKWWYGRVQVDGQVLCKNLGVQIHGTVPNSLREQGDILFERSRIKAMVALEKWQEETKKQGTAEELVQTLHELRTGARIHSLPLGDIFKTWKELPRRRKPSERYVDQAGRWMERFVAFLSEKQPAVRAMAQVQSEMARAFLRQEEARGISPKTYNNELIFLRSCFQALRKAGGLTENPFEGIPTKEEDTIFRKPFDEAELAAIVETAKGDEFIYPIIVTGICTAMRRGDCCLLQWSAVDLPNRFIQVKSSKTGELVQIPLFPLLQNVLSKRTQGKDKGYVFPEQAKMYQNNPDGITHRVRRILKRAGFSDPEEGDGETEQDKTKSLGALHQSREKGLRKASVRDFHSFRVTWVTLALTASVPLEIVQKVTGHRTAGIVTKHYFQPGRDAFRQTLSEKLPAILGGSSNPSGPKSLSLDEIKEKVRAMTPKTWKAIREELLATWGLKKRKGQSSTTQSATAAAKVTA, from the coding sequence ATGGCATTGGAACTCCGCAAGAACAGCAAATGGTGGTACGGGCGTGTGCAGGTCGATGGACAGGTCTTGTGCAAAAATCTCGGCGTCCAGATTCACGGAACGGTTCCGAACAGCCTGCGAGAGCAGGGGGATATTCTGTTCGAACGATCACGAATCAAGGCGATGGTCGCCTTGGAAAAATGGCAGGAAGAAACCAAAAAGCAGGGCACCGCCGAAGAACTGGTGCAGACCCTCCATGAACTGCGGACGGGGGCACGCATCCATTCACTGCCACTCGGCGACATCTTCAAAACCTGGAAGGAATTGCCGCGTCGTCGAAAACCCAGCGAACGCTACGTGGATCAGGCCGGGCGCTGGATGGAGCGGTTTGTGGCGTTCCTGAGCGAGAAGCAGCCTGCCGTTCGGGCAATGGCCCAGGTGCAATCGGAAATGGCGCGGGCCTTCTTGCGTCAGGAAGAGGCGCGAGGAATCTCGCCCAAGACCTACAACAATGAACTCATTTTTCTGCGCTCCTGTTTTCAAGCGTTACGCAAGGCAGGCGGTCTGACCGAAAATCCGTTCGAAGGCATTCCGACCAAAGAAGAGGACACAATTTTCCGGAAACCCTTCGATGAAGCTGAGCTTGCTGCCATCGTTGAGACTGCGAAAGGCGATGAGTTTATCTATCCGATCATTGTGACCGGTATCTGCACCGCCATGCGTCGAGGCGACTGCTGCCTGCTACAATGGTCGGCGGTCGATCTGCCCAACCGGTTCATTCAGGTAAAATCGTCCAAGACGGGCGAACTCGTGCAAATTCCTCTGTTTCCGCTTCTGCAAAATGTGTTGTCCAAGCGGACGCAAGGAAAGGATAAAGGCTACGTTTTCCCGGAGCAGGCCAAAATGTATCAAAACAATCCCGATGGGATCACCCATCGGGTGCGTCGCATCCTGAAACGCGCCGGATTCTCCGATCCGGAGGAAGGCGATGGCGAAACGGAACAGGACAAAACAAAATCACTCGGTGCGCTTCACCAATCGCGCGAGAAGGGCCTGCGCAAGGCGTCGGTGCGTGACTTCCACTCGTTCCGCGTCACATGGGTCACGCTCGCACTGACGGCCAGCGTGCCGCTGGAAATTGTCCAGAAAGTTACAGGTCATCGCACGGCGGGAATCGTCACGAAGCACTATTTCCAGCCGGGCCGGGACGCATTCCGGCAGACACTATCGGAAAAGCTACCGGCGATCTTGGGTGGTTCCTCCAATCCATCCGGCCCCAAGTCGCTCTCGCTCGATGAAATCAAGGAAAAGGTCCGGGCGATGACACCGAAAACATGGAAGGCGATTCGAGAGGAACTCCTCGCCACATGGGGGTTAAAGAAACGGAAAGGGCAGAGCTCAACTACTCAATCCGCCACCGCTGCTGCGAAAGTTACGGCATGA
- a CDS encoding metal-sulfur cluster biosynthesis protein, translated as MNTSPATPLPEPSSAPSSGSLPAAPSLADALRAAFRRVYDPEFGVSVEDLGLIYDIRVDAGGQVVIEMTLTSMYCPAGEVILAGVQSAAEAVPGITGAEVSLVWTPAWTPDRLSMEARRQLGWDDPPLRP; from the coding sequence ATGAATACGTCACCTGCCACTCCCTTGCCCGAGCCGTCCTCCGCGCCGTCTTCCGGAAGCCTTCCGGCCGCGCCGTCGCTCGCGGATGCGTTGCGCGCCGCTTTCCGGCGCGTCTACGATCCCGAGTTCGGCGTGAGCGTCGAAGACCTCGGGCTGATCTACGACATCCGTGTCGATGCCGGCGGACAGGTCGTGATCGAAATGACGCTCACCTCGATGTATTGCCCGGCGGGCGAAGTGATCCTGGCCGGCGTGCAGTCCGCGGCCGAGGCCGTGCCCGGAATCACCGGAGCCGAGGTCTCGCTCGTCTGGACGCCGGCCTGGACCCCCGACCGCCTGAGCATGGAGGCGCGCCGTCAGCTCGGATGGGACGATCCGCCGCTCCGGCCATGA
- a CDS encoding ATP-dependent Lon protease — protein sequence MPDAPIELDALDLLANEAFPGMVVRKDLLRRMRTSFGVPAFVIEFLLGKYCASTDDREINEGLEFVRETLASKYVKPDQRESVKSSIKQHSTYEFIDKVSVKLVEVHDKYWASLSNLNLDFINIDERLVKEHERLLMGGVWAEITIRYDETYIFKNQNRPFFIESIRPIQISNRNMEGFRASRKRFTRDQWLDLLMRSMGYEPDHPYYTKRRKLHCMLRLVPFVERNFNSVELGPRGTGKSFVYQQMSPYCHLVSGGQTTTAQMFVNLSSGQRGLVCMWDVVAFDEAAGINFSDKSGVNIMKGYMEDGAFSRGRDIITAEGSIVFVGNIDGEIATIVRTSHLFYPMPKEMDTAFYDRIHAYIPGWEFQKTHDDAYTNHFGLVTDFLAEVFREVRKSSYTDYAERHFKFGSHLGGRDQKAVRKIVSGLIKLLHPDGEVTKVELAEYVEYALEMRRRVKEQLKKMGGLEYWNTSFSYIDRESGQETFVNVPEMGGGSLIPEGQQAPGSVYTIGTDASDSRLALFLLQAQVNPGSGRIIPLGNLSKSMKEAIKTADAYLRGNLKNLGITRDIDSYDFSLQAINLNQAKDGSETAVAFFISLVSAILEKSVLERTVVLGEMSVQGLLLKVNSLPERMQLAVEAGAKRILIPSENKRDLADVPDTIITAIQWHFYDSPIKAATIAMGLA from the coding sequence ATGCCCGACGCCCCCATCGAACTCGACGCCCTTGACCTCCTGGCCAACGAAGCTTTTCCCGGCATGGTTGTGCGCAAGGACCTGCTTCGGCGCATGCGCACCTCGTTCGGCGTGCCGGCCTTCGTGATCGAGTTCCTGCTCGGTAAATACTGCGCCTCCACCGACGACCGCGAAATCAATGAGGGGTTGGAGTTCGTGCGTGAAACGCTCGCGTCCAAATACGTGAAGCCAGACCAAAGGGAGTCGGTGAAGTCGTCGATCAAGCAACACTCCACTTACGAATTTATCGACAAGGTGTCGGTGAAGCTAGTCGAGGTGCACGATAAGTATTGGGCGAGTCTCTCCAACCTGAACCTCGACTTCATCAACATCGACGAACGTCTGGTCAAAGAGCATGAGCGGCTACTGATGGGCGGCGTGTGGGCGGAGATTACCATCCGCTACGACGAGACCTATATCTTCAAGAACCAGAACCGCCCGTTCTTCATCGAGTCCATCCGCCCGATCCAGATTTCCAATCGCAACATGGAAGGTTTCCGCGCCAGCCGTAAGCGGTTCACCCGCGACCAATGGCTCGACTTGCTCATGCGTTCGATGGGCTACGAGCCCGACCATCCCTACTACACCAAGCGCCGGAAGCTCCACTGCATGCTGCGCTTGGTGCCGTTCGTGGAGCGGAATTTCAATTCGGTCGAACTAGGGCCTCGTGGCACCGGCAAGAGTTTTGTTTATCAGCAGATGAGTCCCTATTGTCACCTCGTCTCGGGCGGACAAACGACGACGGCACAGATGTTCGTGAACCTATCCAGTGGGCAACGTGGCTTGGTGTGTATGTGGGACGTGGTGGCGTTCGATGAAGCGGCGGGAATCAATTTCTCCGACAAGAGCGGCGTCAACATAATGAAGGGCTACATGGAGGACGGAGCCTTCAGCCGTGGCCGCGACATCATCACCGCCGAGGGCTCGATCGTTTTCGTGGGCAACATCGACGGTGAAATCGCCACTATCGTTCGCACCTCGCACCTGTTTTACCCGATGCCCAAGGAGATGGACACGGCCTTTTACGACCGCATTCACGCCTACATCCCAGGCTGGGAATTCCAGAAGACCCACGACGACGCTTACACCAACCATTTCGGCCTCGTCACCGACTTCCTCGCCGAGGTTTTCCGCGAGGTGCGTAAGTCCAGCTACACCGACTACGCCGAGCGCCATTTCAAGTTTGGCAGTCACCTCGGCGGTCGTGACCAGAAAGCCGTCCGTAAGATCGTGTCCGGTCTCATCAAGCTTCTTCATCCCGACGGCGAAGTCACTAAGGTCGAGTTGGCAGAATACGTTGAATACGCGCTGGAGATGCGTCGTCGGGTAAAAGAGCAGCTCAAAAAAATGGGTGGGCTCGAATACTGGAATACCAGTTTTAGTTACATCGACCGCGAGAGCGGCCAAGAGACCTTTGTCAACGTGCCCGAAATGGGCGGCGGCAGCTTGATCCCCGAGGGCCAGCAAGCTCCCGGAAGCGTTTACACCATCGGCACCGATGCCAGCGACAGCCGCCTCGCGCTGTTCCTGCTCCAAGCCCAAGTCAACCCGGGCTCAGGTCGCATCATTCCCCTCGGTAATCTCTCTAAAAGCATGAAGGAGGCGATCAAAACCGCCGACGCCTACCTACGCGGCAACCTGAAGAATCTCGGTATCACCCGAGACATCGACAGCTACGATTTCAGCCTCCAAGCGATCAATCTGAATCAGGCAAAAGACGGCAGCGAAACAGCCGTGGCTTTCTTCATCTCCCTCGTTTCCGCGATCCTCGAAAAGTCGGTCTTGGAGCGCACCGTCGTCCTTGGCGAAATGAGTGTCCAGGGACTGCTCCTCAAAGTGAATTCACTCCCCGAGCGCATGCAGCTTGCCGTTGAGGCCGGTGCAAAACGCATCCTTATCCCTAGCGAAAACAAGCGTGATCTCGCGGACGTACCAGATACTATTATTACAGCAATTCAGTGGCATTTCTACGATTCCCCGATCAAAGCTGCTACTATAGCAATGGGATTAGCTTGA
- a CDS encoding hemerythrin, with amino-acid sequence MKNNEKSDHTHPMNHPIPGDNAPTGAASTNPTRFDVRRIPCRVKHAQIFQRWADLPVGGHFVLVNDHDPVPLYYQFAAQFPGAFSWEYLATEADEFHVKITRLAASPAVPPVAPPPRPGAPVCRHDRAGEAETATVDARGLEPPEPMMRILEGVESLAPGAELVAFTDRQPLHLYPELDTRGVAHASEQQPDGSWRTTLRRS; translated from the coding sequence ATGAAGAACAACGAAAAATCCGACCACACCCATCCGATGAACCATCCGATCCCTGGCGACAACGCCCCCACCGGTGCCGCTTCGACGAACCCGACACGCTTCGATGTGCGCAGGATTCCCTGCCGTGTGAAGCATGCGCAGATTTTCCAGCGCTGGGCCGACCTGCCGGTCGGCGGGCACTTCGTGCTCGTGAACGACCATGATCCCGTGCCGCTCTACTACCAGTTCGCGGCGCAGTTTCCCGGCGCCTTTTCGTGGGAATACCTCGCGACGGAAGCGGACGAGTTCCATGTGAAAATCACCCGGCTGGCCGCCTCTCCGGCCGTGCCGCCGGTCGCGCCGCCGCCGCGTCCGGGCGCGCCGGTCTGCCGGCACGACCGCGCCGGGGAGGCGGAAACGGCGACCGTGGACGCCCGCGGTCTGGAACCGCCGGAGCCGATGATGCGGATCCTCGAGGGCGTCGAATCGCTCGCCCCCGGCGCGGAGCTGGTGGCGTTCACCGACCGGCAGCCGCTTCACCTGTACCCGGAACTGGATACGCGCGGCGTGGCGCACGCCAGCGAACAGCAGCCGGACGGAAGCTGGCGGACGACGCTCCGGCGGTCGTGA
- a CDS encoding electron transporter SenC, whose amino-acid sequence MLLCAWAALSGSGVASAASGKEDERVFQVTGVVRARLDGGQLVVEHDEIPGYMPAMTMAFTPASPEEANRLKVNDRVRFRLRTGGGRSLAEAFVVTGRAAAPEKPAASSAGNPRPGRLREGDAVPAFSLLNEQGRSFTAEALQGRFTVVTFIFTRCPVPEFCPAISLKFRQLQSAVRTELPADTASKARLLAITLDPEFDRPDILKAYGEAMGADPATWNFATGKKEEIDALVKAFAVYRETNGVTLDHTLTTALVGPDGRLAEIWRGNSWTVDEVVASLKKSADVAGH is encoded by the coding sequence ATGTTACTGTGTGCATGGGCGGCTCTGTCCGGATCGGGGGTGGCGTCTGCCGCATCCGGAAAAGAAGACGAGCGCGTTTTCCAGGTTACGGGAGTCGTCCGCGCCAGGCTCGATGGCGGGCAACTGGTTGTCGAGCACGACGAGATTCCCGGATACATGCCGGCGATGACGATGGCGTTCACACCGGCGAGTCCGGAAGAGGCCAACCGGCTGAAGGTGAACGACCGTGTCCGGTTTCGTCTGCGGACGGGTGGCGGACGGTCGCTGGCAGAGGCGTTTGTCGTGACCGGGCGCGCCGCTGCTCCGGAAAAACCGGCGGCCTCGTCGGCAGGCAACCCGCGCCCCGGACGGCTGCGCGAGGGCGATGCCGTGCCTGCGTTCTCGCTGCTGAACGAGCAAGGGAGGTCTTTCACGGCGGAGGCGCTGCAAGGACGCTTCACGGTGGTGACTTTTATTTTTACACGTTGTCCGGTGCCGGAATTTTGCCCGGCGATTTCGCTGAAGTTCAGACAACTCCAGTCGGCCGTGCGGACAGAATTGCCGGCGGATACCGCCAGCAAGGCGCGACTGCTGGCGATCACGCTCGATCCGGAATTTGACCGGCCCGACATCCTGAAAGCCTATGGAGAGGCGATGGGCGCCGACCCGGCGACATGGAATTTCGCCACCGGGAAAAAAGAGGAAATCGATGCGCTCGTGAAGGCGTTCGCGGTGTATCGGGAAACCAATGGCGTGACACTCGACCACACACTGACCACGGCGCTGGTCGGGCCGGATGGCCGCCTGGCGGAAATCTGGCGAGGCAATAGCTGGACGGTGGACGAGGTCGTCGCGAGTCTGAAGAAATCCGCCGATGTCGCGGGGCATTGA
- a CDS encoding cupin, translating into MSSSPSRTLLEATEAGSIDLAASVQTSAAGIVSRTVLQTPDLRVVLFAFDEGQELTAHTNRRRALIQVLSGACEFLFNGEWQTLPAGALLHLPPNHPHAVRAGQGPFSMLLTLGAESAE; encoded by the coding sequence ATGAGCTCCTCTCCTTCCCGTACGCTTCTCGAAGCCACCGAGGCCGGGTCCATCGACCTTGCCGCATCAGTCCAGACTTCGGCTGCCGGCATTGTCAGCCGCACCGTCCTGCAGACACCGGATCTGCGCGTCGTCCTCTTCGCCTTTGACGAGGGTCAGGAGCTGACTGCGCACACCAACCGCCGCCGCGCGCTCATCCAGGTCCTGAGCGGCGCCTGCGAATTTCTCTTCAACGGCGAGTGGCAGACGCTTCCGGCAGGCGCCCTCCTGCACCTGCCTCCGAACCACCCGCATGCGGTGCGCGCTGGCCAGGGTCCGTTTTCCATGCTGCTCACGCTCGGCGCGGAATCGGCCGAATGA